A single genomic interval of Xyrauchen texanus isolate HMW12.3.18 chromosome 8, RBS_HiC_50CHRs, whole genome shotgun sequence harbors:
- the LOC127647446 gene encoding deoxyhypusine synthase-like: MTMAHQAPLVARDAVLKESCPLSEDLPCIKGYDFNQGVDHKALLQSYLTTGFQASSFAQAVQEINKMIEKRLESSKEEQVGHEVSDSHHSASGCTIFLGYTSNLISSGVRESIRYLAQHKMVDVIVSTAGGIEEDLIKCLAPTYLGEFSLKGKELRQQGINRIGNLLVPNDNYCKFEDWLMPILDQMVLEQKTEGTHWTPSKMIHRLGKEINNPDSVYYWAYKNDIPVFSPALTDGSLGDMIYFHSYKNPGLVLDIVEDIRRLNSKAVFAKSTGMIILGGGLVKHHIANANLMRNGADFAVFVNTGQEFDGSDSGARPDEAVSWGKIRMDATPVKVYADASLVFPLLVAETFAHNANRLIKETKSD, from the exons ATGACAATGGCACATCAGGCTCCCTTGGTGGCGAGGGATGCAGTGTTAAAGGAGAGCTGCCCCCTGTCAGAGGACTTGCCCTGTATTAAAGGTTATGACTTCAATCAGGGTGTGGACCATAAAGCCCTGCTGCAGTCCTACCTCACCACGGGCTTCCAGGCCAGCAGCTTTGCACAGGCCGTGCAGGAGATCAATAAAATG ATAGAGAAGCGTTTAGAGTCGTCGAAGGAGGAGCAGGTGGGACATGAGGTCAGCGATTCTCATCACTCCGCTTCAGGATGCACCATCTTCCTGGGATACACCTCCAACCTGATCAGCTCAGGTGTGCGAGAGAGTATTCGTTACCTCGCACAACACAAAATG GTAGATGTGATAGTATCCACAGCAGGGGGGATTGAAGAGGACCTTATAAAATGTTTAGCACCCACTTACCTTGGAGAGTTCAGTCTGAAAGGCAAAGAACTACGACAGCAAGGCATTAATAG AATAGGGAATCTCCTGGTACCAAATGATAATTACTGTAAGTTCGAAGACTGGCTGATGCCTATTCTGGACCAAATGGTTCTGGAACAGAAAACAGAG GGCACACACTGGACACCCTCGAAAATGATCCACCGACTCGGCAAAGAAATAAACAACCCGGATTCTGTTTATTACTGGGCTTATAAG AATGACATCCCTGTGTTTAGCCCCGCCCTCACTGACGGCTCATTGGGTGATATGATCTATTTCCACTCGTACAAGAACCCTGGACTGGTGCTTGACATTGTGGAGG ATATTCGGAGGTTAAACAGCAAAGCCGTGTTTGCCAAGAGCACAGGGATGATTATTCTCGGGGGAGGTCTCGTCAAACATCATATCGCCAATGCTAATCTCATG AGGAATGGGGCGGATTTTGCAGTGTTTGTCAACACTGGTCAGGAGTTTGATGGTTCAGATTCGGGTGCCAGACCGGATGAAGCTGTTTCATGGGGAAAGATCCGTATGGATGCCACACCTGTAAAG GTTTATGCAGATGCCTCTTTAGTATTTCCACTCTTAGTTGCTGAAACGTTTGCACACAATGCCAACAGACTGATCAAGGAAACGAAGAGCGATTGA
- the jmjd8 gene encoding jmjC domain-containing protein 8, which produces MDNHMDRALRSVLFLLLVQIPASFSCTDVPGGDDGGWGGEFSMEDEGGCNIEIRDVTSITHNAFIKEYAYTKPVILRGLTDNTNFRFLCSKSSLLREYGEKTVRLSTANTHSYKKVDVRFEEFVKFLLTPQSENTLGSDTLYFFGDNNFTEWHSLFDEYKAPPYTLPQMSPAYSFGIAGPGTGVPFHWHGPGYSEVIYGRKRWILYPPDQAPEFHPNHTTLSWVTLSYPNLEHHQKPLECTIRPGEVLYFPDRWWHATLNLDTSVFISTFLG; this is translated from the exons ATGGATAATCACATGGATCGAGCTCTCAGGTCGGTATTATTCCTCCTGTTAGTTCAGATACCGGCTTCGTTTAGTTGTACAGACGTCCCCGGTGGAGATGACGGAGGATG GGGAGGGGAATTCAGTATGGAGGATGAAGGCGGATGTAACATTGAGATCCGAGATGTTACCTCGATAACACACAATGCATTTATTAAAGA GTATGCCTACACAAAACCTGTAATACTCCGAGGACTCACAGATAACACA AATTTCCGCTTCCTGTGTTCCAAATCCAGTCTGTTGCGAGAGTACGGAGAGAAAACCGTCCGTCTCAGCACCGCCAATACACACTCATACAAGAAAG TGGATGTGCGGTTTGAAGAGTTTGTAAAGTTCCTGTTGACCCCTCAGTCTGAGAACACCCTCGGCAGTG ATACGCTGTACTTCTTCGGGGACAATAACTTCACAGAGTGGCATTCTCTGTTTGACGAGTACAAAGCGCCACCTTACACTCTTCCTCAAATGAGTCCTGCATATAGCTTTGGGATTGCTG GACCGGGTACTGGCGTCCCGTTTCACTGGCACGGCCCCGGCTATTCTGAAGTTATCTATGGCAGGAAG CGCTGGATCCTGTACCCCCCTGACCAGGCACCCGAGTTCCACCCCAACCACACCACTCTCTCCTGGGTCACTCTCTCCTACCCGAACTTGGAGCACCACCAGAAGCCTCTGgagtgcacaataagaccaggagaG gtgCTGTATTTTCCAGATCGTTGGTGGCATGCAACCCTTAATCTAGACACCAGCGTCTTCATTTCAACTTTTCTGGGTTGA